The Buchnera aphidicola str. APS (Acyrthosiphon pisum) genome has a segment encoding these proteins:
- the cysS gene encoding cysteine--tRNA ligase, whose product MLKIFNTLTSTKEIFTPIKKNRVNLYVCGVTVYDFCHIGHGRTFVVFDMIVRYLRFSGFQVKYVRNITDIDDKIISKSTKEKKKINTFTASMIKEMHKDFDLLGISVPDEEPRVTDYIDNIIRIITTLIKKKHAYIHKNGDVIFSIDSDPNYGTLSRQSLTSLESGSRIPLNNMKKNPLDFILWKSSNKEEYSWDSPWGKGRPGWHIECSAITNVFFNNSIDIHGGGSDLLFPHHENERSQSICFNNKSMINFWMHTGMVILNNKKMSKSLGNVYFLRNILKDCDAEVLRYFFLSTHYRHPIYYCEKNLDQAYTSLKYLYTALYDTNPFFNNEEGLNFELEFYNAMNDDFNTPAVFSIFFKIARKINFLKNKDILKTNKFAFRLKYLANNLGFLFQDPKEFLQKKTTLNLLTLKEIQLLIEKRNIARQSKLWQEADNIRKKLMSLDIILEDLPDKTIWRKNKKS is encoded by the coding sequence ATGTTAAAAATTTTTAATACACTAACTAGTACGAAAGAAATTTTTACCCCTATTAAAAAGAATAGAGTTAATTTATATGTATGTGGTGTTACTGTTTATGATTTTTGTCATATTGGACACGGACGTACTTTCGTAGTTTTTGATATGATAGTTCGTTATTTACGTTTTTCTGGTTTTCAAGTCAAATATGTTCGAAACATTACTGATATCGATGATAAAATTATTTCAAAATCTACTAAAGAAAAAAAGAAAATTAATACTTTTACTGCTTCTATGATAAAAGAAATGCATAAAGATTTTGATTTATTAGGTATATCTGTTCCTGATGAAGAACCTCGTGTTACAGATTATATTGATAATATTATTAGGATAATTACAACGTTAATAAAGAAAAAACATGCATATATTCACAAAAATGGTGATGTTATTTTTTCTATAGATAGTGATCCTAATTATGGGACTTTATCTCGTCAGTCTTTAACATCATTAGAATCTGGATCACGAATCCCTTTAAATAATATGAAAAAAAATCCATTAGATTTTATACTTTGGAAATCTTCTAATAAAGAAGAATATTCTTGGGATTCTCCATGGGGAAAGGGACGTCCTGGTTGGCATATTGAATGCAGTGCTATAACTAATGTTTTTTTTAATAATTCTATCGATATTCATGGAGGCGGCTCTGATCTTCTTTTCCCTCATCATGAAAATGAAAGATCTCAATCTATATGTTTTAATAATAAATCGATGATCAATTTTTGGATGCATACTGGCATGGTTATACTGAATAATAAAAAAATGTCTAAATCTTTAGGTAATGTTTATTTTTTAAGAAATATTTTAAAGGATTGTGATGCTGAAGTGTTACGTTATTTTTTTCTTTCAACACACTATCGTCATCCTATTTACTACTGTGAAAAAAATTTAGATCAAGCATATACTTCATTAAAATATTTATACACAGCATTGTATGATACTAATCCTTTTTTTAATAACGAAGAAGGCCTTAATTTTGAATTAGAATTTTATAATGCAATGAATGATGATTTTAATACTCCTGCAGTATTTTCTATTTTTTTTAAAATAGCACGTAAAATTAATTTTTTAAAAAATAAAGACATATTAAAAACAAATAAATTTGCTTTTAGATTAAAATATTTAGCAAATAATTTAGGTTTTTTATTTCAGGATCCAAAAGAGTTCTTACAAAAAAAAACTACATTAAATTTACTCACACTAAAAGAAATTCAATTATTAATAGAAAAAAGAAATATTGCAAGACAATCAAAATTATGGCAAGAAGCAGATAATATACGAAAAAAACTCATGTCTTTAGATATAATATTAGAAGATTTACCTGATAAAACAATATGGCGTAAAAATAAAAAATCTTAA
- the ybeD gene encoding DUF493 family protein YbeD gives MKTKLREMLRFPCFFTYKIIGLAQPELIDQIIKVIQIQIPGDYTPQVKSSNRGNYLSVSITICAKNFEQIECLYHEISKINIVRMVL, from the coding sequence ATGAAAACAAAATTGCGAGAAATGTTAAGATTCCCTTGTTTTTTTACTTATAAGATTATTGGTTTAGCGCAGCCTGAACTGATCGATCAAATAATTAAAGTTATTCAAATTCAGATTCCTGGAGACTACACTCCTCAAGTAAAATCAAGTAATAGAGGAAACTATCTTTCTGTTTCAATTACAATATGTGCTAAAAATTTTGAACAAATTGAATGTTTATATCATGAAATTAGTAAAATTAATATAGTAAGAATGGTTTTATAA
- the cspE gene encoding transcription antiterminator/RNA stability regulator CspE, whose protein sequence is MSKIKGNVKWFNESKGFGFITPEDGSKDVFVHFSAIQSNGFKTLAEGQSVEFEITEGAKGPSAANVISL, encoded by the coding sequence ATGTCCAAGATTAAAGGTAATGTTAAGTGGTTTAATGAATCTAAAGGTTTTGGTTTTATTACTCCAGAAGACGGTAGTAAGGATGTGTTTGTTCATTTTTCAGCAATACAAAGCAATGGATTTAAAACTTTAGCAGAAGGTCAGAGTGTTGAATTCGAAATCACCGAAGGAGCAAAAGGACCATCTGCCGCTAATGTTATTAGTTTATAA
- the aroE gene encoding shikimate dehydrogenase: protein MFKCKNFNYAVFGNPINHSKSPEIHSLFSKQTGISHFYKSCNVPLNSLYAVLQDFFKKDGRGANITAPFKQEAYFFCNKLTKRAEVAQSVNTLKKIDNCNILGDNTDGIGLLSDLIRLNFIKKNYSILIIGAGGAARGVLFPLLSYGCSICIFNRTVLNAEKLVLQFHKYGNINVFNTNSLHVKSFDLIINATSHFIQDKDNFIPFSCVSSKTCFYDMNYQTDNTFFFDWSRKTGSNFFSNGIGMLVFQAAHSFFLWHNVLPEIDYIIDLLNK from the coding sequence ATGTTTAAATGCAAAAATTTTAATTATGCTGTATTTGGAAATCCTATAAATCATAGTAAATCTCCTGAAATTCATAGTTTATTTTCAAAACAGACAGGTATTTCTCATTTTTATAAATCTTGTAATGTTCCATTAAATAGCTTGTATGCTGTTTTACAAGATTTTTTTAAAAAAGACGGTCGAGGTGCAAATATTACCGCACCATTTAAACAAGAAGCTTATTTTTTTTGTAATAAGTTAACTAAAAGAGCAGAAGTTGCTCAATCTGTTAATACGTTGAAAAAAATAGATAATTGTAATATTTTAGGAGATAATACAGACGGAATTGGTTTGTTATCGGATTTAATAAGATTGAATTTTATAAAAAAAAATTATTCAATATTGATAATCGGTGCAGGTGGTGCTGCTAGAGGTGTTCTTTTTCCTCTTTTATCATATGGGTGTTCGATTTGTATTTTTAATAGAACTGTTTTAAATGCCGAGAAATTAGTCTTACAATTCCATAAATACGGAAATATAAATGTTTTTAATACAAATTCGTTACATGTAAAATCTTTTGATTTGATTATTAATGCAACATCGCATTTTATTCAAGATAAAGATAATTTTATTCCTTTTTCTTGCGTATCTTCTAAGACATGCTTTTATGATATGAATTATCAAACAGATAATACATTTTTTTTTGATTGGTCTCGTAAAACAGGATCTAATTTTTTTTCTAACGGAATAGGTATGTTAGTTTTTCAAGCAGCCCATTCTTTTTTTCTATGGCATAATGTGCTTCCAGAAATAGATTATATTATTGATCTTTTAAATAAATAA
- a CDS encoding L-threonylcarbamoyladenylate synthase type 1 TsaC, with translation MLHNDDVIAYPTESMFGLGCDPNSKKAVKKLLNLKNRSIEKGLILVASDFDQIKMYVNENILSNKQKKKIFFHWPGPFTFLLPAKPNTPYWLTGKFNTVAVRVSAHFEIIKLCNAFGQAVVSTSANISNMTPCFTSEEVFKCFGKDFPLLNGKIGNEKNPSKIINIINGKLIRYV, from the coding sequence ATGTTACATAATGATGATGTGATCGCATATCCTACAGAATCAATGTTCGGACTCGGATGTGATCCTAATAGTAAAAAAGCTGTAAAAAAATTGCTTAATTTAAAAAATAGAAGTATAGAAAAAGGATTGATATTAGTAGCTTCAGATTTTGATCAAATAAAAATGTATGTCAATGAAAATATTTTATCAAATAAACAAAAAAAGAAAATTTTTTTTCATTGGCCTGGACCATTTACCTTTTTACTTCCAGCTAAACCTAATACTCCTTATTGGTTGACTGGTAAATTTAATACTGTGGCTGTACGTGTAAGTGCCCATTTTGAAATAATAAAATTATGTAATGCTTTTGGACAAGCAGTTGTATCTACCAGTGCTAATATTTCAAATATGACGCCATGTTTTACTTCTGAAGAAGTGTTTAAATGTTTTGGTAAAGATTTTCCATTATTGAATGGAAAGATAGGAAATGAAAAAAATCCTTCTAAGATTATTAATATTATTAATGGAAAGTTAATTCGTTATGTTTAA
- a CDS encoding DUF494 family protein: protein MFDILIYLFENYIHNESRISIDYDSLTNDLSDIGFQRRDIYNALSWLKNLSCYKKNIIPSINPLSNKITIRIYTQEESLKLNVDCRGFILFLEQLEILTLDTREVIIERIMELDINELNLEDLKWIVLIVLFNVPGCESAYHKLENLLFNFKEDIIH, encoded by the coding sequence ATGTTTGATATATTAATATATTTGTTTGAAAATTATATACATAACGAATCAAGAATATCGATTGATTATGATAGTTTGACTAATGATTTGTCTGATATAGGTTTTCAAAGACGAGATATTTATAATGCTTTAAGTTGGTTAAAAAATCTTTCTTGTTACAAGAAAAATATTATTCCATCTATTAATCCATTATCCAATAAGATTACCATTCGAATTTATACACAAGAAGAATCACTAAAATTAAATGTCGATTGTCGTGGTTTTATTCTTTTTTTAGAACAGTTGGAGATATTGACATTAGATACACGAGAAGTAATTATTGAAAGAATCATGGAATTAGATATTAATGAACTGAATCTTGAAGATTTAAAATGGATCGTATTAATCGTTTTATTTAATGTACCTGGGTGTGAATCAGCATATCATAAGCTTGAAAATTTATTATTTAATTTTAAAGAAGACATAATTCATTAA